The Lactuca sativa cultivar Salinas chromosome 2, Lsat_Salinas_v11, whole genome shotgun sequence genome includes a window with the following:
- the LOC111886281 gene encoding uncharacterized protein LOC111886281, with protein MSPLLVDMYSETAPDYSFQVAGTSYRNEYYLVDEIYLERACFVKSLSCPNDRKRLKFKRAQERARKDVERAFGALKKRCYILKYLAPYMEEKKMSDVMYTCIILHNMILEDEGNAVCEYNENETVPSTQVFEVGSAEYMSRRALVNDVETHHVLRGT; from the coding sequence ATGTCTCCATTACTTGTCGATATGTACAGCGAGACTGCACCAGACTACTCTTTTCAAGTAGCCGGAACATCGTATAGGAACGAGTATTATCTGGTGGATGAAATCTATCTAGAGCGTGCTTGTTTTGTGAAGTCATTGTCTTGTCCAAATGATCGGAAAAGGTTGAAGTTTAAGAGAGCTCAAGAGCGGGCGAGAAAGGATGTTGAACGAGCATTTGGAGCTTTGAAAAAACGTTGTTATATTCTTAAATATCTTGCGCCGTATATGGAGGAGAAGAAAATGAGCGATGTGATGTATACTtgtatcatattgcataatatgattctGGAAGACGAAGGAAATGCAGTATGTGAGTATAACGAAAACGAGACCGTTCCATCGACACAAGTTTTTGAGGTTGGAAGTGCGGAGTACATGTCGAGGAGGGCACTAGTTAATGATGTTGAGACACATCATGTTCTTCGTGGGACTTAA
- the LOC111886298 gene encoding uncharacterized protein LOC111886298: MAPPAAVEGGDAGGGGGQPQQQQGFGQMFTGIIRVAVIYYFASKFFSPGGKPSSSGSEPALQISNLFHKAELLDMWFYVSEHEKFNDFGNEDALIWHESNIPYAVWGPESTRTLSLKYYPSEALKHNGSLYSHVFFARSGYPADPNDPEYQPLAAFGLTHPVVAYLPKSKANKKKSLLGNSKGTSDDEAVSEGVEEPQGDLKDEGPVEYISYWKPNITINLVDDFTKYSQRAIPPNVAPHMKFEPTTGNYYPTVFFNEFWLLRDKLIALNDTVTELPLHLEVAPISMTKWQLFLQIDQSFQIHRSYGSMLEGEADELKRVFVEGNPYLLGITMVVSLLHSVFDFLAFKNDIQFWNKNKSMEGLSAKSVVVSFFCQLVVFLYLLDNDTSWMILASSGVGCCIEFWKIGKAMHIEIDRSGTIPKLKFSDRDTYSGNKTKEYDDLAMKYLSYVLFVLVACSSVYSLMYETHKSWYSWILSSLTSCVYMFGFIMMCPQLFINYKLKSVAHMPWRQMTYKFLNTIIDDLFAFVIKMPILHRLSVFRDDVIFLIYLYQRWAYPVDKKRVNEFGFGGEDEDESTVALASTSNAEDKKTN, translated from the exons ATGGCGCCGCCGGCTGCGGTGGAGGGCGGTGACGCTGGTGGTGGAGGAGGACAACCACAGCAACAGCAGGGTTTTGGTCAGATGTTTACCGGAATCATAAGGGTAGCTGTCATATATTACTTCGCATCCAAGTTTTTCTCTCCCGGTGGTAAACCCTCGTCTTCTGGCTCCGAACCTGCTCTTCAGATCTCCAATCTATTCCACAAGGCTGAACTTTTG GATATGTGGTTCTATGTCTCTGAACATGAGAAGTTTAATGATTTTGGGAATGAAGATGCACTTATATGGCATGAATCAAACATACCTTACGCAGTTTGGGGCCCAGAAAGCACCAGGACTCTTTCCTTAAAGTATTATCCATCAGAG GCTTTGAAGCATAATGGGAGTCTATATTCTCATGTGTTCTTTGCACGTTCAGGGTATCCAGCAGACCCAAATGACCCTGAGTATCAGCCTTTAGCTGCCTTTGGGCTGACTCATC CTGTTGTTGCATACTTACCAAAGTCAAAAGCAAACAAAAAGAAGAGCTTATTGGGGAACTCTAAAGGCACTAGTGATGATGAAGCAGTGTCTGAG GGTGTTGAAGAACCTCAAGGTGATTTAAAGGATGAAGGTCCTGTGGAATATATCTCATATTGGAAACCAAATATCACTATTAACTTAGTTGATGATTTTACAAA GTACTCACAGCGTGCTATTCCACCCAATGTTGCTCCTC ACATGAAATTTGAGCCTACAACAGGGAACTATTATCCAACCGTATTCTTCAATGAATTCTGGTTACTTAGAGATAAGCTCATAGCCCTCAATGATACAGTGACCGAATTGCCCCTTCATCTAGAGGTGGCACCAATAAGCATGACCAAATGGCAGCTTTTCCTGCAGATTGATCAGTCATTCCAGATTCATCGCAGTTATGGAAGTATGCTCGAAGGAGAAGCTGATGAGCTTAAG AGAGTGTTTGTGGAAGGAAACCCCTATCTCCTGGGAATCACCATGGTTGTTTCACTGCTTCATTCCGTCTTTGACTTTTTGGCATTCAAAAACG ACATACAGTTCTGGAACAAAAACAAATCCATGGAAGGACTTTCAGCAAAATCAGTTGTTGTGAGTTTCTTTTGTCAGCTAGTTGTCTTCCTTTACCTTCTGGACAACGACACCTCATGGATGATTCTTGCAAGTTCTGGAGTCGGTTGCTGCATTGAGTTTTGGAAAATAGGGAAAGCAATGCACATTGAG atCGATAGAAGTGGGACCATACCTAAATTGAAATTCAGTGATCGTGATACCTACTCTGGAAACAAGACAAAAGAATACGATGATCTTGCAATGAAGTATTTGTCTTACGTACTTTTTGTACTTGTTGCCTGTTCTTCTGTTTATTCACTCATGTATGAAACCCATAAGAGCTGGTATTCATGGATTCTCTCTTCCCTTACAAGCTGTGTATACATGTTTG GTTTCATTATGATGTGTCCACAGCTGTTCATCAATTATAAGCTGAAATCAGTTGCTCATATGCCATGGAGGCAGATGACATACAAGTTTTTGAATACGattattgatgatctctttgCATTTGTCATCAAAATGCCAATTCTACATCGACTTTCTGTCTTCCGTGATG ATGTGATATTTTTGATATATTTGTATCAAAGATGGGCTTATCCGGTAGACAAAAAGAGAGTGAACGAATTTGGATTTGGTGGAGAGGATGAGGATGAATCCACGGTAGCCTTGGCATCAACTAGTAATGCGGAAGACAAGAAAACCAATTAA
- the LOC111886282 gene encoding protein RTF1 homolog, translating into MILAERANRKLYKKLKNSIKKQKEKSNQREDTVNRAARSSARSADSDDDSFGSDLYKGKEDRQRVSKMSELDRAMILAERANRKMYNKFKICIKKHKEKSNQGKARPSPHTVNWAGQSSDRADAKDVVPARKRLRLHDPESHYKAIQYTLGRGELPSQPPYATMNHSYTHHYRKEEREEKDRGERRGSWERRRRPLVVYTRDAHHETPQPRTAGLVCTAVVRCHLNHGSVRGEHTGRSNRKDADRRNITSPPLNNSNHSDSGSHSEDEDSTGDSDDEKMSKESSVLKYEVVFRTSKLAKWFSES; encoded by the coding sequence ATGATACTTGCTGAACGTGCTAACAGAAAACTgtataaaaagttgaaaaacagTATAAAGAAACAGAAAGAAAAGTCAAATCAGAGAGAAGACACGGTCAACCGGGCAGCACGGTCATCTGCTCGGTCAGCTGACAGTGATGATGACTCTTTTGGAAGTGATCTTTACAAAGGGAAAGAAGATAGACAAAGGGTTTCAAAAATGTCAGAGCTTGATAGAGCAATGATACTTGCTGAACGTGCTAACAGAAAAATGTATAATAAGTTTAAAATTTGTATAAAGAAACATAAAGAAAAGTCAAATCAAGGAAAAGCCAGACCCTCACCTCACACTGTCAACTGGGCAGGACAGTCATCTGACCGGGCAGATGCAAAAGATGTTGTCCCTGCCCGGAAAAGACTCCGCCTGCATGATCCAGAATCTCATTATAAGGCCATCCAGTATACTCTCGGTCGTGGAGAGCTTCCAAGTCAGCCACCTTACGCCACCATGAACCACTCGTATACTCACCACTACAGGAaagaagagagagaagagaaagacagaggagagagaagaggaagttgGGAGAGAAGAAGACGACCATTGGTCGTTTACACTCGTGATGCCCACCACGAAACACCACAACCACGAACGGCCGGGCTGGTGTGCACGGCCGTTGTTCGTTGCCACCTCAACCACGGATCCGTTCGTGGAGAGCATACCGGTAGGTCTAATCGTAAAGACGCAGACAGACGAAACATCACATCACCTCCTTTAAACAACTCAAACCATAGTGACAGTGGGTCCCATAGTGAAGATGAAGACTCAACGGGTGATAGTGATGATGAGAAAATGTCCAAAGAGTCCTCGGTTCTTAAGTATGAAGTCGTGTTCCGAACGTCAAAACTGGCAAAATGGTTCTCGGAAAGTTGA